From Mesorhizobium sp. Pch-S:
CCGCGCGGACCCATTCGGCGAAGATACGGGCGGGCTCGCTGAGTTTCGAGAGGCTGCGCGCGACCAGGAAATAGCTGCCTGAATTGAGCCCGGTGGCAAAGGGCCGGACCAGCGTGCCGGCGGCGAGCTCGTCCTGCATGTAGAGGAGATCGACCAAAGCCACGCCGTGGCCGAGCAGGGCAGCCTGTTTGGACAGCGCCATGTCGGCATACATCGGGCCCGGCGCCCGCACCTCGGCTTCCTCCTCGCCGGCCAGCCGAAACCAGTTCTTCCAGTGCTCGCGGCTTTCCTCGTGCAGCAGGGTGAAACGGCGGAGGTCGCCTGGTTTTTCGATCGCAGGGCCACCGGCGAGCAGGGACGGCGCCAGGACAGGCGTTTCGAGCGCGTAGGCAAGGCGCTCCGCTTCGGTATTCGGCCAGCTGGTGTTGCGGAAGGAAAAACGCAAGGCCAGCTCGGCCTGGTCGGCGCGAAACTCGATAAGCCGCGGATCGACATCGAGCACGACATCGATGTCCGGGTTCATACGCCGGAAACGGTCGAGGCGCGGGATCAGCCAGCAGGCGGCGATGGACGCATCGGAACTCACCCGCGCGGTACGGGTCTGACCGCGGTTGGCGATATCTGTCAGCATTCTCTCGATGCCGTCGAAACTGGCGGTCAGCTGGTTGAGCAGCGCCTTTCCGGGCTCGGTCAACACGACCCTGCGGTGCAGGCGCTCGAACAACGGGGTGCAGAGCGTGGTTTCCAGCTCGCGGATCTGGCGGCTGACGGCGGCTTGCGAAACGTGCAACTCCTCGGCAGCCCGGCTGAAACTGGCATTGCGGCCAGCCGCCTCGAAAGAGCGGAGGGCAGTCAGCGGCAAGCGGCTGCGCTTCATTCGCATAATCTCAGGTTATCCGAGTACGAAAATATACTCGTTTGAAGGCAAGCGCCAGAAGGCGTTGAATCGCGCCATGAAAAAGATACGCGAAACCGGAGTGAATGTGATGTCTGAGATCATCCAGGCGCTTCTCGATGCGCTGACGATTGCAACGTTCCAGACGTTGAAGAAACCGCCACAGCGACAGGATGGCTATCCGCGTCCGCGATCCGATCGGCATGGAAGGATCTAGCGCTACAGTCTGCGCGCTCTGAGACGGCACGTTTGAGCGTTTCCGCAAACCGGCGCACATTTTTGCAGGAATTGCTCTAATCGTCGTTCGGGGACTGGTCGCCGAGCCAGTAGTGCGGGCCGGGGCCGAGGGCTCCGGCCTTGTCATGTGGGTTGACCAGTCGGCAAAATTCGAGTGACAGGCAACCGCAGCTGATGCACTGCGCGAGGCCGGTCTTCAGGCGCTCCAGCTCGGCAATGCGCTCGTCGATACGGCTCGACCAGGGGCCGGAAA
This genomic window contains:
- a CDS encoding LysR substrate-binding domain-containing protein, whose translation is MKRSRLPLTALRSFEAAGRNASFSRAAEELHVSQAAVSRQIRELETTLCTPLFERLHRRVVLTEPGKALLNQLTASFDGIERMLTDIANRGQTRTARVSSDASIAACWLIPRLDRFRRMNPDIDVVLDVDPRLIEFRADQAELALRFSFRNTSWPNTEAERLAYALETPVLAPSLLAGGPAIEKPGDLRRFTLLHEESREHWKNWFRLAGEEEAEVRAPGPMYADMALSKQAALLGHGVALVDLLYMQDELAAGTLVRPFATGLNSGSYFLVARSLSKLSEPARIFAEWVRAEFAASVAALSSTESERCVLAE